One Mycoavidus sp. B2-EB genomic region harbors:
- a CDS encoding PhoH family protein produces MPLPTMPNKLGSQLPLDDYQAKARPVKRGRKEKETPSPQSGSVPLPANSAPTPVPARPPTHRTRHQPAQPPALVASVRKLFVLDTNVLMHDPSSLFRFEEHDVYLPMMTLEELDNHKKGMSEVARNARQVSRTLDALVANASELLTTGISLSRLGHREATGHLFFQTQLQPFAPIDGLPQGKADNQILSVVHALQSKHPEQQVILVSKDINMRIKAHALGLPAEDYFNDQVLEDKDLLYSGMQALTPDFWSTHSQNMESWQDTKTGTTLYRITGPQCASFLINQFVYFEPDNGELPLRAQVREINGKTALLQTLRDYGHYKNNVWGITARNREQNFALNLLMDPEVDFVTLLGQAGTGKTLIALAAGLVQVLEDKRYNEIIVTRATVSVGEDIGFLPGTEEEKMQPWMGAFDDNLEVLQKTDNSAGEWGRAATQDLIRSRLKFKSMSFMRGRTFVSKYLIIDEAQNLTPKQMKTLITRAGPGTKIVCLGNIAQIDTPYLTEGSSGITYVVDRFKGWQHGGHVTLARGERSRLADYASEIL; encoded by the coding sequence ATGCCTTTGCCAACGATGCCGAACAAACTGGGTAGCCAATTACCGCTTGATGATTATCAAGCTAAGGCTCGCCCTGTAAAGCGTGGAAGAAAAGAAAAAGAGACGCCCTCGCCCCAGTCTGGCTCTGTCCCGCTGCCGGCAAATAGCGCGCCAACGCCTGTTCCCGCCAGGCCACCCACCCACCGCACACGCCATCAGCCAGCTCAACCACCTGCTTTAGTTGCTTCGGTGCGTAAACTTTTTGTGCTAGATACCAATGTCTTAATGCACGATCCATCAAGCCTCTTTCGCTTCGAGGAACATGACGTTTATCTGCCCATGATGACGCTCGAAGAGCTTGATAACCATAAGAAGGGCATGTCAGAAGTCGCGCGCAATGCGCGCCAAGTTAGCCGCACACTGGATGCACTGGTAGCCAATGCGAGTGAGTTGCTGACCACCGGCATCTCCTTGTCGCGCCTTGGGCATCGTGAAGCGACCGGCCATCTTTTCTTTCAAACACAGCTCCAACCGTTTGCCCCCATCGATGGCTTGCCACAGGGCAAGGCCGATAATCAAATTCTCAGCGTAGTCCATGCGCTGCAAAGCAAACACCCTGAACAACAAGTCATCTTGGTATCGAAAGATATCAATATGCGCATTAAAGCTCATGCACTTGGGTTACCTGCTGAAGATTATTTCAATGATCAGGTTCTCGAAGACAAAGACTTGCTGTACTCTGGCATGCAGGCGTTAACGCCTGATTTCTGGAGTACCCATAGTCAAAATATGGAAAGCTGGCAAGATACGAAGACCGGCACTACGCTTTACAGAATCACCGGCCCACAATGCGCATCCTTCTTAATTAACCAATTTGTCTATTTTGAGCCCGATAACGGTGAGCTTCCGTTACGTGCCCAGGTTCGTGAAATTAACGGCAAAACCGCTCTTTTACAAACCTTGCGCGACTATGGCCATTATAAAAATAATGTGTGGGGCATCACCGCGCGTAACCGCGAGCAAAACTTTGCGTTAAATTTACTGATGGACCCAGAAGTCGATTTTGTGACATTGCTGGGTCAAGCCGGGACAGGTAAAACCTTAATCGCGCTCGCGGCAGGTTTAGTGCAAGTGCTAGAGGATAAACGTTACAATGAAATTATCGTCACCCGGGCTACTGTGTCAGTAGGAGAAGATATTGGTTTCTTGCCTGGCACTGAAGAAGAAAAAATGCAACCCTGGATGGGAGCCTTTGACGATAACCTTGAGGTTTTGCAAAAAACGGATAACAGCGCAGGAGAATGGGGGCGAGCGGCAACTCAAGATTTGATCCGTTCCAGGCTTAAGTTTAAAAGCATGAGTTTTATGCGCGGGCGCACTTTTGTGAGCAAATATCTGATTATTGACGAGGCGCAAAATCTAACCCCTAAACAGATGAAGACCCTCATTACGCGCGCCGGGCCCGGCACCAAGATTGTTTGCCTCGGCAATATCGCACAAATTGATACCCCTTATCTCACGGAAGGCAGCTCTGGCATCACTTATGTCGTAGATCGGTTCAAAGGCTGGCAACACGGTGGCCATGTTACGCTGGCCCGTGGCGAACGATCCCGTCTAGCCGACTATGCATCGGAAATTCTTTAA
- a CDS encoding peroxiredoxin — translation MSIALNQAVPEFSAAASSATLTGGEEEISLSRLRGKNVVLYFYPKDNTPGCTTESQDFRDAYAQFKQANTEIIGISRDSLKSHQSFQAQHNLPFSLISDPQEKLCALFEVIKLKNMYGKEVRGIERSTFLLDAQGVLRQIWRGVKVPGHVTEVLDAVHTLAKA, via the coding sequence ATGTCCATCGCTCTTAACCAAGCCGTGCCAGAATTCAGCGCAGCCGCTAGCAGCGCTACTTTGACCGGGGGTGAGGAAGAAATCTCGCTCAGCCGCTTACGCGGCAAAAATGTAGTGCTGTATTTTTACCCTAAAGACAACACCCCAGGCTGCACCACTGAGAGCCAAGATTTTCGTGATGCGTATGCGCAATTTAAGCAAGCCAACACGGAGATTATCGGCATTTCTCGTGATAGCTTAAAATCTCATCAGAGTTTCCAGGCACAACACAATTTGCCATTTAGCCTGATTTCAGATCCGCAAGAAAAACTCTGTGCTCTGTTTGAGGTGATTAAACTTAAAAACATGTATGGCAAGGAGGTGCGTGGCATCGAGCGCTCAACCTTTTTGCTGGATGCACAAGGTGTCTTACGCCAAATATGGCGTGGCGTCAAAGTACCCGGGCACGTTACAGAGGTGTTAGATGCTGTACACACGCTAGCAAAAGCGTAA
- a CDS encoding polysaccharide deacetylase family protein: MAQIALKIDVDTLRGTREGVPALVRLLESAKARATFLFSLGPDHTGWALRRALRPGFLKKVARTSVLEHYGLKTLLYGVLLPGPDIGRQAAAEMRAVRDAGFECGIHTWDHVRWQDNVRQRGRDWTLAQMQKSYTRFIEIFGAVPTTHGAAGWQMNDYAFAQLDAWQMAYASDGRGHGPYRPTLGGQPLAQVQLPTTLPTFDEKLGVKGADATEVVRQLLALTEPDQANHDSAHVFTLHAELEGQKLAPFFAKLLAGWRAQGHALVALADYYATLKLDDLPLYPISWGEIPGRAGELIIQP; the protein is encoded by the coding sequence GTGGCTCAGATCGCTCTTAAAATCGATGTCGATACGTTGCGCGGCACGCGGGAAGGCGTGCCAGCGCTGGTTCGTTTATTAGAAAGCGCCAAAGCGCGCGCGACCTTCTTATTTAGCTTAGGCCCAGACCATACTGGTTGGGCTTTGCGTCGCGCACTCCGCCCTGGCTTTTTAAAAAAAGTCGCGCGCACTTCAGTGCTTGAACACTATGGCTTGAAAACCCTGCTATATGGCGTGTTGTTGCCCGGACCCGATATTGGCCGCCAAGCCGCGGCTGAAATGCGCGCCGTGCGCGATGCGGGTTTTGAATGTGGCATTCATACGTGGGATCATGTCCGCTGGCAAGATAATGTACGCCAGCGCGGACGTGACTGGACCCTCGCCCAGATGCAAAAAAGCTATACGCGTTTTATTGAAATTTTTGGTGCAGTGCCGACGACACACGGTGCGGCGGGCTGGCAAATGAATGACTACGCTTTTGCGCAACTTGACGCTTGGCAGATGGCCTATGCGTCTGATGGCCGCGGCCATGGCCCATACCGGCCAACGCTTGGCGGCCAGCCGCTAGCCCAGGTCCAACTCCCAACAACCTTGCCCACTTTCGATGAAAAATTAGGCGTAAAGGGTGCCGATGCGACTGAAGTGGTGCGCCAATTGCTAGCGCTCACCGAGCCCGATCAGGCCAATCACGATAGCGCGCACGTCTTCACCTTACATGCAGAACTAGAAGGACAAAAGCTTGCGCCTTTCTTTGCCAAGCTTCTCGCTGGCTGGCGCGCACAAGGCCATGCATTAGTCGCGTTAGCCGATTATTATGCAACGCTTAAGCTTGATGATTTACCTTTATATCCTATAAGCTGGGGCGAAATCCCTGGACGCGCGGGTGAACTGATCATACAGCCCTAG
- a CDS encoding bifunctional UDP-4-keto-pentose/UDP-xylose synthase: MKKVLILGVNGFIGHHLSKRILNTTDWEVFGMDMQTDRLGDLVQHERMHFSEGDITINKEWVEYHIRKCDVILPLVAIATPATYVKQPLRVFELDFEANLPIVRSAVKYGKHLVFPSTSEVYGMCEDDAFDPQSSSLVYGPINKPRWIYACSKQLMDRVIWAYGMQEGLRFTLFRPFNWMGPGLDSIHTQKEGSSRVVTQFLGHIVRGENISLVDGGLQKRAFTDIDDGISALMRIIENPADVALGKIYNIGNPSNNFSVQELAQMMLKLAAEFPEYATNAQQVKLVKTSSGAYYGAGYQDIQNRVPSIDNISAELNWKPTIDMEQALRKVFDAYRSQVAAAHTLIA, from the coding sequence ATGAAAAAAGTTCTCATTTTGGGTGTTAATGGCTTTATTGGCCATCATTTATCTAAGCGTATTCTCAACACAACCGATTGGGAAGTCTTTGGCATGGATATGCAGACCGATCGCTTGGGGGATCTGGTTCAGCATGAAAGAATGCATTTTTCCGAGGGCGATATCACCATCAATAAAGAATGGGTTGAGTATCATATCCGCAAGTGCGATGTCATTCTGCCACTGGTTGCAATTGCGACTCCTGCCACCTATGTGAAACAGCCACTGCGAGTGTTTGAGCTCGACTTTGAGGCTAATTTACCCATCGTTCGCTCAGCGGTTAAGTACGGCAAACATCTGGTTTTCCCGTCAACCTCTGAAGTTTATGGCATGTGCGAAGATGACGCATTCGATCCGCAAAGCTCATCCCTGGTTTATGGCCCGATTAATAAACCCCGCTGGATCTACGCCTGCTCCAAGCAATTAATGGACCGCGTGATTTGGGCTTATGGCATGCAAGAAGGGCTACGCTTTACTTTGTTTCGGCCTTTTAACTGGATGGGCCCTGGACTCGATTCAATCCATACGCAAAAAGAAGGCAGCTCGCGGGTTGTGACTCAGTTCCTCGGCCATATCGTGCGTGGAGAAAATATCAGCCTAGTGGATGGCGGCCTACAAAAGCGCGCTTTTACCGATATTGACGATGGGATTAGCGCCCTCATGCGCATCATCGAAAACCCAGCCGATGTGGCGCTTGGCAAAATCTATAACATTGGTAATCCAAGCAACAATTTCTCCGTGCAAGAGCTAGCTCAGATGATGCTCAAACTCGCCGCTGAGTTCCCCGAATACGCCACCAACGCACAACAAGTCAAACTGGTTAAGACTTCGTCAGGCGCATACTATGGCGCAGGCTATCAAGATATACAAAATCGCGTGCCAAGCATTGATAATATAAGCGCTGAGCTCAACTGGAAGCCAACCATTGACATGGAGCAAGCGCTACGCAAAGTTTTTGATGCCTATCGCAGCCAGGTTGCCGCAGCACACACTCTAATCGCTTAG
- a CDS encoding formyltransferase: MTLRAVVFAYHQVGVRCLQVLLARGVEVALVVTHHDNPAENIWFDSVAALAAEHRLPTLMPTEANPSELNTAVRAANPDFIFSFYYRHMLSPELLALARHGAFNMHGSLLPKYRGRVPVNWAILQGETETGATLHEMTAKPDAGAIVAQTAVPILPDDTATQVFDKVTVAAEQTLWNSLPALLAGTAPRLPNILANGSYFGGRKPEDGCINWRQPALAVYNLIRAVTPPYPGAFTEIKGKRLVIARARLAPTEPLICANLPPGLQIVDNTLLGICGDGRAIAIHELQHEGCLISLAEFAELTNT; the protein is encoded by the coding sequence ATGACTCTCCGCGCGGTTGTCTTTGCCTATCATCAAGTTGGGGTGCGTTGCTTGCAAGTCTTACTGGCGCGCGGCGTTGAAGTCGCCTTGGTTGTCACGCACCACGATAATCCGGCAGAAAATATCTGGTTTGACAGTGTTGCTGCGCTTGCCGCCGAGCATCGGCTGCCCACTTTAATGCCCACCGAGGCAAACCCTAGCGAGCTCAACACCGCCGTACGCGCCGCCAACCCTGATTTTATTTTTTCTTTTTATTATCGGCATATGCTCAGCCCTGAATTGCTTGCTTTGGCGCGACATGGGGCATTTAATATGCATGGTTCGCTTTTACCAAAATATCGGGGGCGCGTACCGGTGAACTGGGCGATCTTGCAGGGTGAAACGGAAACCGGCGCAACGCTCCATGAAATGACAGCCAAACCGGATGCGGGTGCTATCGTTGCGCAAACAGCTGTGCCAATTTTACCGGATGACACGGCAACCCAAGTCTTTGATAAGGTCACCGTTGCCGCCGAGCAAACTCTCTGGAATAGTTTGCCTGCGTTACTGGCGGGGACAGCTCCACGGCTGCCGAATATACTCGCCAATGGCAGTTATTTTGGCGGCCGTAAACCGGAAGATGGGTGTATCAACTGGCGCCAGCCCGCTCTAGCTGTCTATAACTTGATCCGCGCTGTCACCCCGCCGTACCCTGGCGCTTTTACTGAAATAAAGGGTAAACGCCTAGTGATTGCACGCGCCCGACTGGCCCCAACCGAGCCGTTAATCTGCGCAAATTTGCCGCCAGGCTTGCAGATAGTGGATAATACGCTATTGGGCATATGCGGCGATGGCCGCGCTATTGCTATTCACGAATTGCAGCACGAAGGATGCCTAATTAGCCTCGCTGAGTTTGCGGAACTGACCAATACTTAG
- a CDS encoding glycosyltransferase — translation MKTPELSVVIPVYNEEAGLNALFARLYTALDALALPYEVIFVNDGSQDQSATLLADQFRARPEHTRVILLNGNYGQHMAILAGFEAARGEIIVTLDADLQNPPEEIGKLVQKMHEGHDYVGTIRRQRQDSLWRRKASRAMNQLRERITHIRMTDQGCMMRAYSRHIIDTINRCGELNTFIPALAYTFAQRPVEIEVAHEERFAGTSKYSFYSLMRLNFDLVTGFSVAPLQWLSFIGLLLSLGSAGLFILLIVRRFIIGAEVQGVFTLFAITFFLFGVIILALGLLGEYIGRIYQQVRARPRYLIQTVLETNASPDSTSRPL, via the coding sequence ATGAAAACACCTGAATTATCCGTTGTAATTCCCGTTTATAACGAAGAAGCAGGACTTAATGCATTATTTGCTCGTTTATACACAGCGCTAGATGCGCTCGCACTGCCCTATGAAGTGATTTTTGTAAACGATGGTAGCCAAGATCAATCGGCAACCTTGCTGGCGGATCAATTTCGTGCGCGGCCTGAGCACACTCGGGTGATTTTACTCAACGGCAACTATGGCCAACATATGGCGATTCTTGCCGGCTTTGAGGCCGCGCGCGGCGAAATTATTGTGACGCTTGACGCCGACTTGCAAAATCCACCCGAAGAAATTGGCAAACTTGTGCAAAAAATGCACGAAGGTCACGATTACGTTGGCACCATCCGCCGCCAACGACAAGACAGTCTGTGGCGTCGTAAAGCCTCACGCGCAATGAACCAACTGCGCGAGCGTATTACGCATATCCGCATGACCGATCAAGGCTGCATGATGCGCGCCTATAGCCGCCACATTATCGATACGATCAATCGCTGCGGCGAGCTGAATACGTTTATCCCAGCGCTTGCTTACACTTTCGCCCAGCGTCCAGTAGAGATCGAAGTCGCTCATGAAGAGCGCTTTGCCGGTACCTCAAAATATTCATTTTATAGCCTGATGCGGCTTAATTTTGATTTAGTCACAGGTTTCTCGGTAGCGCCGTTGCAATGGTTATCCTTTATTGGCCTCTTACTGTCATTGGGCTCCGCCGGGCTCTTTATCTTGCTCATCGTGCGCCGCTTTATCATTGGCGCTGAAGTACAAGGGGTCTTCACGTTATTTGCAATTACGTTTTTCTTATTTGGGGTCATTATCCTTGCACTAGGTCTGCTGGGCGAATATATCGGCCGCATCTATCAGCAAGTACGCGCGCGGCCACGTTATTTAATCCAAACCGTGCTTGAAACTAACGCTAGCCCAGACTCAACCTCTCGCCCATTATGA
- a CDS encoding DegT/DnrJ/EryC1/StrS aminotransferase family protein → MDQEFLPFTRPTINEETIAGVADVLRSGWITTGAQNLAFEAALSEYVGGRPVRTFSSGTATLEIGLRIAGVGPGDEVITSPLSWVATSNTILEVGATPVFVDIDPRTRNLDLNLLEQAIAPRTKALMPVYLAGLPVDMDRLYAIARQHGLRVIEDAAQALGSSWRGQRIGAIGDLVSFSFHANKNLTSIEGGALVLNDEAEACLAQKYRLQGVTRSGFDGMEVDVLGGKFNLSDVAARVGLGQMPHLARFNEQRRELARHYFECFANSAAVALGVELPPDDFEHTNWHMFQIVLPLPTLKLDRAGFMAELHARGIGSGAHYPAIHLFKLYRERGFTLNKFPHAERIGASILTLPLFPAMRLADVKRVVTAVNEICEHSSLTH, encoded by the coding sequence ATGGATCAAGAGTTTCTGCCCTTTACCCGCCCGACGATTAATGAGGAAACCATCGCCGGTGTCGCCGATGTTTTGCGTAGTGGCTGGATTACAACGGGCGCCCAAAATCTCGCCTTTGAGGCAGCTTTATCCGAATATGTCGGCGGCCGTCCGGTCCGTACTTTTAGTTCGGGCACCGCCACCCTTGAAATCGGTTTGCGCATCGCTGGCGTTGGCCCAGGCGACGAGGTCATCACATCTCCCCTCTCCTGGGTTGCAACCAGTAATACGATTCTCGAAGTAGGCGCAACACCGGTTTTTGTGGATATTGATCCTCGCACACGCAATCTTGATCTGAATCTACTAGAGCAGGCGATTGCGCCCCGCACTAAAGCGTTGATGCCCGTCTATCTTGCTGGGCTGCCAGTCGATATGGATCGCCTCTACGCGATTGCACGCCAACATGGGCTGCGGGTGATTGAAGATGCCGCCCAAGCGCTCGGCTCAAGCTGGCGCGGCCAACGCATTGGCGCCATAGGCGATTTAGTCTCTTTTAGTTTTCATGCGAATAAAAACCTTACGTCGATAGAGGGCGGCGCCTTAGTGTTAAATGATGAGGCTGAAGCCTGTTTAGCACAGAAATACCGTTTACAAGGCGTAACCCGCAGCGGCTTTGATGGCATGGAAGTCGATGTATTAGGGGGCAAATTCAATCTGAGCGATGTTGCCGCCCGTGTCGGCCTTGGCCAAATGCCGCATTTGGCGCGTTTTAACGAGCAGCGGCGAGAACTGGCTCGGCATTATTTTGAATGTTTTGCTAACAGCGCAGCGGTGGCGCTTGGCGTAGAGTTGCCACCCGATGATTTTGAGCATACCAATTGGCATATGTTTCAGATTGTGCTGCCGCTGCCAACGCTTAAACTTGACCGGGCTGGTTTTATGGCTGAGCTGCATGCGCGAGGTATTGGCAGTGGCGCACACTATCCAGCCATTCATCTTTTCAAATTGTATCGAGAACGCGGTTTCACTCTGAATAAATTTCCGCATGCCGAACGTATCGGCGCTAGCATTTTGACCTTACCGTTGTTTCCAGCTATGCGGCTAGCTGACGTTAAACGAGTCGTGACTGCCGTGAATGAAATTTGCGAACACTCCTCACTCACTCATTAA
- a CDS encoding SMR family transporter yields MNPTALSCILSGVLLNTSAQLLLKAGVNAVSPFEFSRANIVPIGLQLIAQWPIIGGLICYAFSLVVWIIGLSRVDVSIAYPMLSLGYVLNALLAAYFFGETLTLQRLIGTAIILLGVYVLARG; encoded by the coding sequence ATGAACCCGACTGCTCTCTCCTGCATCTTAAGCGGCGTCCTCCTCAACACCAGCGCCCAACTCCTCCTCAAAGCAGGCGTCAACGCAGTCAGCCCATTTGAATTCAGCCGCGCAAATATTGTGCCTATTGGGCTACAGTTGATAGCGCAGTGGCCGATTATCGGCGGCCTCATCTGTTATGCTTTCAGCTTGGTCGTTTGGATCATTGGCTTATCACGAGTGGATGTGTCCATCGCTTACCCAATGTTATCGCTGGGTTACGTATTAAACGCGCTACTCGCCGCTTATTTTTTTGGCGAAACGCTTACGCTACAACGCTTAATAGGCACCGCCATCATTTTACTTGGCGTTTACGTGTTAGCTCGGGGTTAA
- a CDS encoding glycosyltransferase family 39 protein, which produces MHDAFSSKPFSRATLLVLGTLFALIWFMQLNIRHLVPSDEGRYAEIAREMLMSSDWITPRYNGYLYFEKPPLQTWFNAATFAWFGIGDWQARLYTALCGFGGVLLAGLTGARVFGARAGFFAALALASAPYWNLLGHFNVLDMGLAFWMQAALCSLLLAQRPGLTTTARRSWMWLCWAAIGLAVLSKGLVGAILPAAVLVLYTLITRDWALWKRLHVLSGSLIFGALTVPWFVLVQQRNPAFFEFFFIVQQFRRYLTPEQNRPGPFYYFIPVLILGFLPWLSLLWQSIRHALKTPPQSNGFSPVKLLLVWSVFIFVFFSASHSKLISYILPIAPALALLLGRYLPLLEAPQWRRHLLGQAALVSAGYVGALVLAYLGDTPAENALYRSYQSWVYLALTTALIGIALSAWINQRNHPTATLRALCVYACGWFIAIAIAGNAHEIFGKVRSGAPLASAVQAELAKLPAHTPFYSVMALDHTMPFYLRHTMIMVQHQDELRFGIEQEPEKWVPTLELWIQRWQHDQHALALVPVSLYETLVARGVPMRIIARDVHRMIIAKPA; this is translated from the coding sequence ATGCATGACGCTTTCTCATCTAAGCCTTTTTCCCGCGCTACGTTGCTTGTATTGGGTACCCTCTTCGCCCTGATCTGGTTCATGCAATTAAATATCCGCCATTTGGTCCCGTCGGATGAAGGCCGTTACGCTGAAATAGCACGGGAAATGCTGATGAGCAGCGATTGGATTACGCCACGCTACAACGGCTACCTTTATTTTGAGAAACCGCCGCTACAAACTTGGTTTAATGCCGCGACCTTTGCTTGGTTCGGCATTGGAGATTGGCAAGCGCGTTTGTACACCGCCTTGTGTGGTTTTGGTGGCGTGCTGCTCGCTGGATTGACTGGTGCGCGGGTTTTTGGCGCGCGCGCGGGGTTCTTTGCCGCGCTTGCGCTCGCTTCTGCGCCTTATTGGAATTTGCTGGGCCATTTCAATGTGCTTGATATGGGGCTCGCATTTTGGATGCAAGCTGCTTTATGTTCATTATTACTGGCGCAGCGTCCCGGCCTTACAACCACGGCAAGGCGCTCTTGGATGTGGCTGTGCTGGGCGGCAATTGGGCTTGCCGTATTAAGCAAGGGTTTGGTCGGCGCAATCTTACCGGCTGCGGTACTGGTTTTATATACGTTGATTACCCGCGATTGGGCGCTTTGGAAACGGCTCCATGTGCTCAGTGGCAGCCTCATATTTGGGGCGCTTACCGTACCCTGGTTCGTACTGGTTCAACAACGCAACCCCGCATTTTTCGAGTTTTTCTTTATTGTGCAGCAATTTCGCCGCTACTTAACGCCTGAGCAAAACCGCCCTGGGCCGTTTTATTATTTCATACCCGTGCTCATACTTGGTTTTTTACCCTGGTTATCTCTACTTTGGCAGAGTATCCGGCACGCACTCAAAACTCCGCCCCAGTCGAATGGTTTCTCACCCGTGAAATTACTGCTAGTTTGGTCGGTTTTTATTTTTGTTTTCTTTAGCGCCTCGCACTCAAAGCTCATTTCATATATTTTACCCATCGCGCCCGCACTAGCGCTGTTACTTGGCCGCTATTTACCCTTACTTGAAGCCCCCCAATGGCGCCGACATCTGCTCGGCCAAGCGGCACTGGTTAGCGCTGGCTACGTCGGCGCATTAGTTTTGGCCTATTTAGGCGATACGCCCGCTGAAAATGCACTCTATCGCAGTTATCAAAGCTGGGTTTATCTGGCGCTCACGACCGCATTGATAGGCATTGCGCTATCTGCTTGGATTAACCAACGTAATCATCCCACGGCAACCCTACGAGCATTATGCGTTTACGCCTGTGGCTGGTTTATCGCGATTGCGATTGCAGGCAACGCTCATGAAATATTCGGCAAAGTACGCTCGGGTGCGCCCCTCGCAAGCGCAGTGCAAGCCGAGCTGGCAAAACTGCCTGCGCATACGCCATTTTATTCAGTTATGGCACTTGACCATACGATGCCGTTTTATCTACGACATACGATGATCATGGTTCAGCACCAAGATGAACTGCGTTTTGGCATTGAGCAAGAGCCCGAAAAATGGGTACCAACACTTGAACTCTGGATACAACGCTGGCAACACGATCAGCATGCGCTGGCGCTAGTGCCGGTGTCACTTTACGAAACGCTGGTTGCGCGTGGCGTGCCAATGCGGATCATTGCGCGCGATGTGCATCGCATGATTATTGCTAAGCCAGCGTAA
- a CDS encoding Mth938-like domain-containing protein, with protein MKLHPDPASTYNMITAYGAGYVEINQARYTHSVLVRPTSPVQTWPAPSFSALSDEHFNLLASAASTEAIEVVIFGSGAQLRFPPPAFTSALTACAIGIDTMDLYAACRTYNILVAEGRRVIAALLIEPTEARLDTQ; from the coding sequence TTGAAACTCCACCCGGACCCTGCATCAACATATAACATGATCACCGCTTACGGTGCCGGATATGTTGAAATTAATCAAGCCCGCTACACTCATAGCGTTCTGGTACGGCCGACATCACCGGTTCAGACCTGGCCGGCGCCATCATTTAGCGCTTTAAGCGACGAACATTTCAACCTGCTCGCAAGCGCTGCGTCAACGGAAGCCATTGAGGTTGTCATTTTTGGCAGTGGCGCGCAGCTACGCTTTCCTCCTCCTGCGTTCACTAGCGCGCTGACCGCATGCGCAATTGGAATTGACACCATGGATCTTTACGCTGCTTGCCGCACGTACAACATTTTAGTAGCCGAAGGCCGCCGCGTGATTGCTGCGCTGCTGATTGAACCGACTGAAGCCCGGCTCGACACCCAATAA